A window of Chryseobacterium aquaeductus genomic DNA:
GAAGAAGTTATCGAAGATCTGGTAAATTTCAGCAAAGGAAAAGTAGATGCAGTCTGCGGAATTGAAAGCCGCGGTTATCTTTTCGGGATTGCTATTGCAGTTGCTTTACAAGTTCCTTTCATTTTAATACGAAAAAAAGGAAAACTTCCTCCACCTGTTATTTCAGAAAAATATGATTTGGAATACGGAAGTGCAGAAATTGAAACCCGTGTAGGTCAGATAAAAAAAGGTCAGAAAATTTTAATTCATGATGACCTTCTAGCAACTGGAGGAACCACAGAAGCTGCGGCAAAATTGGTTGAAAAGCAAGGCGCAAAAGTCGTTCAGTTTAGTTTTTTGATTGGTTTAAAAGATCTAAAAGGTGAAGAAAAGCTCAAGAAATTTGATGCAGAAATTTATCATACTTTAGAATATTAAAATTTCAATTCATTAATTTTTTCACTTAAAATATTTAATTATTAATCCGTAAAATTGAAAAGACTTTGTGTTCTTAGCTGAGCGAAACGCCTTTGCGAACCTTAAAATAAAACAGCTAGTAATAAAAAAATCTTTGTGAAATCTTTGCGTTAAAATTCAGCAATCTCCAAGCGAAAAACAGTAAAAGAATAAAGAAATTACAATTCATTTAATAATACCTGCAAAGTATTTTGTAAATCACTCAGAAACAATTAAATTTGCAGTTCAATTTTTTAAGAATTTATGGCAAAATTGGGTAAGAATGCTCCAAACGAGCAAGAAGGAAAAGAAACAGTGGAATTTTTTAAAGACCTAGACAGAGAGGCTTTAAATACAGAAAGATTCCTGGAAAAATATCAGAAACCATTAAGCATAGCTTTTGGAGTTTTAGTTTTGGGAGTTTTAGGATTTTTCGGATACCAGCAATTTGTGGTAGCTCCAAACAATGCTGAAGCTGTAAAAACGTATTTAGCTGCACAAAAAAACCTTACCGAAGGCAAAGACAAAGAAGCTTTGGGCGGGAAATCTGCTGCTAATCCCGGTTATTTAGGAACTTACAACGAGTATTCTTCAACAAAAATCGGTAAACTTTCTGCTTACAATGCAGGTTTGTTGAAATTTAAAGAAGGTAAATATCAGGAAGCTTATGATCTTTTAGATAAATTCTCTTCTGATAACAAAACATTGATGGCATTGAAATATGGCGCAATGGCAGATGCAAAATCTGGCCTCAACAAAAATGATGAAGCTTTATCACTTCTAGACAAGGCATCTTCAGCAGCTGACGATCCTTACACTTCGTATTATTTCACAAGAAAGGCTGGGATTTTAGCTTTAGGAATGAAAAAAAATGCTGAAGCGAAAAAATACTTTGCGGCTATTGATGAAAAATATCAAGACTACGACAACGGAATGTCTGATGCTTACATAGAAATGGCTAAATATTTAAACTAAAACATGGCAACAGTTAATCTTTCAGATTACAAGCCACTTCATATAAATGATGCCGAAGATTTTTCTA
This region includes:
- a CDS encoding YfgM family protein → MAKLGKNAPNEQEGKETVEFFKDLDREALNTERFLEKYQKPLSIAFGVLVLGVLGFFGYQQFVVAPNNAEAVKTYLAAQKNLTEGKDKEALGGKSAANPGYLGTYNEYSSTKIGKLSAYNAGLLKFKEGKYQEAYDLLDKFSSDNKTLMALKYGAMADAKSGLNKNDEALSLLDKASSAADDPYTSYYFTRKAGILALGMKKNAEAKKYFAAIDEKYQDYDNGMSDAYIEMAKYLN
- a CDS encoding adenine phosphoribosyltransferase, encoding MASQELIQKLENTIENIADFPIPGIQFRDISPIFLDPKLYEEVIEDLVNFSKGKVDAVCGIESRGYLFGIAIAVALQVPFILIRKKGKLPPPVISEKYDLEYGSAEIETRVGQIKKGQKILIHDDLLATGGTTEAAAKLVEKQGAKVVQFSFLIGLKDLKGEEKLKKFDAEIYHTLEY